One genomic segment of Bacteroides caccae includes these proteins:
- a CDS encoding restriction endonuclease subunit S, which translates to MDTKKLRQKILNLAIHGKLVPQDPNDEPASVLLERIKAEKERLIKEGKIKRSKKPVKTSDTPHYQQVPFEVPDSWTWTTLGEISNYGDCNNVSIIDIATDEWILELEDLEKDTASIIQMLSKKERNIKGVRHKFDKGDVLYSKLRTYLNKVLVAPKTGYCTTEIIPFNSYCGISNFYLCHVLRSAYFLDYTQQCGYGVKMPRLSTNDACKGMIPLPPIAEQQRIVVEIEKWFALIDQVEQDKVDLQTTIKQTKSKILDLAIHGKLVPQDPNDKPAIELLKRINPDFTPCDNGHYPNFPFDIPKKWNWVTLGEIGKWQSGSTPSRLNKDYYNGDIPWLKTGDLNDGYITHIPEYITEKALNETSVKLNPTGSILMAMYGATIGKLGILTYPATTNQACCACEIYTGIEKEFLFYFLLSHRADFIKLGGGGAQPNISKEKIINTYIPLPPSEEQKRIVNAVNDVFAQLDVIMESL; encoded by the coding sequence ATGGATACAAAGAAATTACGTCAAAAGATACTCAACCTTGCGATACATGGAAAACTTGTACCGCAAGACCCAAACGATGAACCTGCATCAGTTTTGCTCGAACGAATTAAGGCTGAAAAAGAACGACTGATAAAAGAAGGAAAAATCAAGCGTAGCAAGAAGCCTGTAAAGACTTCCGATACGCCACATTATCAGCAGGTACCGTTTGAAGTGCCGGATTCGTGGACTTGGACAACACTAGGAGAAATAAGTAATTATGGTGATTGCAATAATGTTTCTATCATAGATATTGCCACTGATGAATGGATACTAGAACTTGAAGATTTAGAAAAAGATACAGCTTCCATTATTCAAATGCTATCGAAAAAAGAAAGAAACATCAAAGGTGTACGTCACAAATTCGACAAAGGAGATGTATTATATTCCAAATTGCGCACATATTTAAATAAGGTGTTGGTTGCTCCTAAAACAGGGTATTGTACAACGGAAATTATTCCGTTCAATTCATATTGTGGTATTTCCAATTTTTATTTGTGTCATGTGTTGCGGTCTGCATATTTCCTTGATTATACGCAACAATGTGGTTACGGTGTTAAAATGCCAAGATTAAGCACAAATGATGCGTGCAAAGGAATGATACCATTACCACCCATTGCCGAGCAACAACGTATTGTGGTAGAAATAGAAAAATGGTTTGCTTTGATTGACCAAGTAGAGCAAGACAAAGTCGATTTGCAGACTACAATCAAACAAACCAAATCCAAAATTCTTGACTTAGCCATTCATGGCAAGCTAGTACCACAAGACCCGAATGACAAGCCAGCCATTGAACTCTTGAAACGTATAAATCCCGACTTCACACCTTGTGATAACGGACATTATCCGAACTTTCCATTTGATATACCTAAAAAATGGAATTGGGTTACACTTGGAGAAATTGGCAAATGGCAATCAGGCAGTACACCGAGCAGACTAAATAAAGATTATTATAATGGTGATATTCCTTGGCTAAAAACTGGAGATTTAAACGATGGATATATTACCCATATTCCTGAATATATAACAGAAAAAGCTCTGAATGAAACTTCTGTAAAGCTTAATCCTACAGGTAGTATATTAATGGCAATGTATGGTGCTACAATAGGTAAATTGGGAATTTTAACTTATCCAGCAACCACAAATCAAGCTTGTTGTGCTTGCGAGATTTATACCGGAATAGAAAAAGAGTTTCTTTTCTACTTTTTACTATCTCATAGAGCAGATTTTATAAAATTGGGGGGTGGTGGAGCACAGCCGAACATATCAAAAGAAAAAATAATAAATACCTATATTCCTTTACCACCTTCTGAAGAACAAAAAAGGATTGTAAATGCTGTTAATGATGTGTTTGCCCAATTAGATGTAATAATGGAGAGTCTATAA
- a CDS encoding restriction endonuclease subunit S, producing MQVLCALVDGDKQNGIERVNLDVKYLRGEREAKTLNSGKYISANSLLILVDGENSGEVFRTPIDGYQGSTFKQLSINENMNTEYVLQVINLHRKILRENKVGSAIPHLNKKLFKEIEVPIPPYKEQMRIVEAINVTFKHLDVIMESL from the coding sequence ATGCAAGTGTTATGCGCTTTAGTTGATGGTGATAAGCAAAATGGCATAGAAAGAGTAAATCTTGATGTCAAATATTTGCGTGGTGAGCGTGAGGCCAAGACTTTGAATTCCGGCAAATATATATCAGCAAATTCACTTTTGATTTTAGTAGATGGAGAGAACTCAGGTGAGGTATTCAGGACTCCGATTGATGGCTATCAAGGTAGTACTTTCAAACAGTTGTCTATTAACGAAAATATGAATACCGAATATGTATTACAAGTTATCAACTTGCACAGAAAGATATTGCGGGAGAATAAGGTGGGTTCTGCTATTCCTCACTTGAACAAGAAACTATTCAAGGAAATAGAAGTTCCAATTCCACCTTACAAAGAACAAATGAGGATTGTTGAAGCAATCAATGTTACATTCAAACATCTTGATGTAATAATGGAGAGTTTATAG
- a CDS encoding tyrosine-type recombinase/integrase — translation MVTKFKNHLAKTNLARNTVTSYVWTVQYFLNHYGEVNKRNLLAYKGYLVENFKPQTVNLRLQGINQYLEFTKQEKLKVKFVKVQQKNFLENVISDADYKFLKAQLKADGYDEWYFVVWFMAATGARVSELLHIKAEHIKVGYLDLYSKGGKIRRLYIPKNLRTEAEKWLKNKGLTSGYIFLNRFGQRITTRGIASQLKHFAEKYGMNKDVVYPHSFRHRFAKNFLDRFNDLALLADLMGHESIETTRIYLRRTASEQQKIVDKVVNW, via the coding sequence ATGGTAACAAAATTCAAAAATCATTTGGCAAAGACTAATCTCGCCAGGAACACCGTTACATCGTATGTTTGGACGGTGCAGTATTTCCTCAACCATTATGGGGAAGTGAACAAGAGGAACCTTTTGGCATACAAGGGGTATTTGGTAGAAAACTTCAAGCCGCAGACGGTCAATTTGCGGTTACAGGGAATCAACCAGTATTTGGAGTTTACGAAACAAGAAAAACTAAAAGTAAAGTTCGTAAAGGTGCAGCAAAAGAACTTCTTGGAAAATGTAATCAGCGATGCTGATTATAAATTTCTCAAAGCGCAACTTAAAGCCGATGGTTACGATGAATGGTATTTCGTCGTGTGGTTTATGGCTGCCACCGGAGCACGTGTTAGTGAATTACTCCACATTAAAGCGGAGCATATTAAAGTGGGTTATCTTGACCTGTATAGCAAAGGCGGAAAGATACGACGGCTATACATCCCCAAGAATCTACGAACAGAAGCAGAGAAATGGTTGAAGAATAAAGGCTTAACATCCGGATATATCTTCTTGAACCGTTTCGGACAGCGCATTACTACTCGTGGGATAGCTTCCCAACTCAAACATTTTGCTGAAAAATACGGAATGAACAAGGATGTTGTTTATCCTCATTCATTCCGTCACCGTTTTGCCAAAAATTTCCTTGACCGCTTTAATGACCTTGCTCTTCTTGCCGACCTAATGGGACATGAAAGCATAGAGACCACCCGTATCTATCTTCGTAGAACCGCCAGTGAGCAGCAGAAGATAGTGGACAAAGTGGTAAATTGGTAA
- a CDS encoding restriction endonuclease subunit S, with product MHGLELRRGFFLSFFLSDTPHYQQDVPFEVPEGWAWTTIEEICSKIGSGSTPRGSNYSANGIPFFRSQNVYNDRLVYDDIKYISEEVHQKMKGTEVLANDLLLNITGGSLGRCVVVPADFNCGNVSQHVCIMRSVLVEPEYFHALVLSSYFAKSMKITGSGREGLPKYNLEQMGFPLPPLTEQQRIVAEIKHWFALIDQIEQGKSDLQTIIKQTKSKILDLAIHGKVVPQDPNDEPAIELLKRINPDFTPCDNGHSEKLPQNWTWVKGKNIFAPMKSTKPKNEEFQYIDIDSIDNRRQIISEIKTIKTENAPSRASRYTQKNDVIFSMVRPYLRNIAKVANDNCIASTGFYVCSPIPQLLNSDYCYYLMISDNVVNGLNQFMKGDNSPSINKGHIDEWLFPLPPLAEQQRIVQKIEELFSALDNIQTALEV from the coding sequence ATACATGGTTTAGAGTTAAGGAGGGGATTTTTCCTCTCCTTTTTTCTTTCCGATACGCCACATTATCAGCAGGACGTTCCGTTTGAGGTGCCAGAGGGATGGGCGTGGACAACGATTGAAGAAATATGCTCAAAGATAGGTTCTGGTAGCACACCAAGGGGAAGCAACTATTCTGCGAACGGGATTCCATTTTTCCGCTCGCAAAATGTATATAATGACAGACTTGTCTATGATGACATCAAGTATATTTCCGAAGAAGTTCATCAGAAGATGAAAGGCACGGAAGTGCTTGCTAACGACTTGTTGCTGAATATTACTGGTGGTTCATTGGGAAGATGCGTCGTAGTTCCTGCTGATTTTAATTGTGGTAATGTCAGCCAACACGTTTGTATTATGCGTTCAGTTTTAGTTGAACCTGAATATTTTCATGCGTTAGTTTTATCTTCATACTTCGCTAAATCTATGAAGATTACGGGTAGTGGTCGTGAAGGTTTGCCAAAATACAATTTAGAACAGATGGGGTTTCCTTTGCCACCTTTAACAGAGCAACAACGCATAGTTGCCGAGATTAAACATTGGTTTGCTTTGATTGACCAAATAGAACAAGGCAAATCAGACTTACAAACAATCATTAAACAAACCAAGAGCAAAATTCTTGACCTTGCCATTCATGGCAAGGTCGTACCACAAGACCCAAATGACGAGCCAGCCATTGAACTCTTGAAACGTATAAATCCCGACTTCACACCTTGTGATAACGGACATAGTGAGAAGTTACCACAAAATTGGACTTGGGTAAAAGGAAAGAACATCTTTGCACCTATGAAATCGACAAAACCCAAGAATGAAGAATTTCAATATATAGATATTGATTCTATTGATAATAGACGACAAATAATCAGCGAAATTAAAACAATAAAAACAGAAAACGCACCAAGTAGAGCCAGCCGTTACACTCAAAAGAATGACGTTATATTTTCGATGGTTCGTCCGTATTTACGTAATATAGCAAAGGTTGCTAATGATAATTGTATAGCGTCAACAGGATTTTACGTGTGTAGTCCTATTCCACAACTTCTAAATTCAGACTATTGCTATTATCTTATGATTTCTGATAATGTGGTAAATGGATTAAACCAATTTATGAAAGGAGATAATTCACCTTCTATCAATAAAGGGCACATTGATGAATGGCTATTTCCGTTGCCTCCTCTTGCCGAGCAACAACGCATCGTCCAAAAGATAGAAGAATTATTCTCAGCTCTCGATAACATTCAAACAGCCTTAGAAGTGTAA
- a CDS encoding relaxase/mobilization nuclease domain-containing protein, with amino-acid sequence MIGKQTKDTSFSGCVCYVLREDKSKLLEAVGVEGTPEQMAELFELQTLLNDKVKNTVGHTSLNFSPEDGERLHHDDAFMLQIARDYMVKIGIVNTQYIVARHTDREHPHCHIVFNRVDNDGKTISDKNDFYRNEKVCKMLTAKYRLHFANGKDNIKEERLRPYDKAKHEVYKALKEELPNARSWNGLKEALSERDIEMKFKVSRTTREVQGVKFEYGGISFSGSKVSREFSYMNIDYQLRRNAFEDDFNNRQRAIRQPKEETAQTVSQSHSEDNFSSGLGLFSGIGSSFNVADAEANQEMAEILRRKKKKPKRKRGMRL; translated from the coding sequence ATGATAGGTAAACAGACGAAAGATACATCTTTCAGCGGTTGCGTGTGCTATGTGCTGAGAGAGGACAAGTCCAAATTGCTGGAAGCGGTCGGTGTGGAGGGAACGCCCGAACAGATGGCGGAGCTGTTCGAGTTGCAGACGTTGCTCAATGACAAGGTGAAGAACACGGTCGGGCATACCTCGCTCAACTTCTCACCCGAAGACGGTGAACGGTTACACCATGACGATGCGTTCATGTTGCAGATAGCCCGTGACTACATGGTGAAGATAGGAATAGTCAATACTCAGTACATTGTAGCCCGACATACCGACAGGGAGCATCCACACTGCCACATCGTTTTCAACCGTGTGGACAATGACGGCAAGACCATCAGCGACAAGAACGACTTTTACCGCAATGAGAAAGTCTGCAAGATGCTTACCGCCAAATACAGGCTGCATTTCGCCAACGGCAAGGATAATATCAAGGAAGAACGCTTGCGTCCATACGACAAGGCTAAGCATGAGGTTTACAAGGCATTGAAAGAGGAACTGCCCAATGCCCGAAGTTGGAACGGACTGAAAGAGGCTCTTTCCGAACGGGACATTGAAATGAAATTCAAGGTAAGCCGAACGACAAGGGAAGTGCAGGGCGTGAAGTTTGAGTATGGCGGCATATCCTTTTCCGGTTCAAAGGTAAGTCGGGAGTTCAGCTATATGAACATCGATTACCAGTTAAGACGGAATGCCTTTGAGGATGATTTCAACAACAGGCAGAGAGCTATCCGACAGCCCAAAGAGGAAACGGCGCAGACCGTATCGCAAAGCCATTCTGAAGATAATTTCAGCAGTGGGTTGGGATTGTTCAGCGGAATCGGTTCTTCTTTTAATGTGGCAGATGCGGAAGCCAACCAAGAGATGGCGGAGATATTAAGAAGAAAGAAGAAGAAACCCAAGCGCAAGCGTGGCATGAGATTATAA
- a CDS encoding MobC family plasmid mobilization relaxosome protein gives MKKNNIVTLRLTDDELGWLGALCRRSRQSKSETIRSLIMNSTVRERITKEHLTVIRQLIGESTNLNQLARQANTYGFFAVADKCENMAKEVSQLINRLKDDR, from the coding sequence ATGAAGAAAAACAACATAGTTACCCTGCGTTTGACAGACGATGAACTCGGTTGGTTGGGTGCACTGTGCAGACGAAGCAGACAGAGCAAAAGCGAGACCATCCGTTCACTCATCATGAACAGCACGGTACGGGAACGAATCACTAAAGAGCACCTTACGGTCATCCGGCAGTTGATTGGAGAAAGTACCAATCTCAACCAGTTGGCAAGACAGGCGAATACCTACGGATTCTTTGCCGTAGCCGACAAGTGCGAGAACATGGCAAAGGAGGTGTCCCAACTCATAAACAGGCTGAAAGATGATAGGTAA
- a CDS encoding Crp/Fnr family transcriptional regulator, with the protein MKKIQLTDTHKEKLFQIPLFRDLPLNIKESLLEKLDFVIYAADKKEIVVTQGTPCNKLYVLLEGKLRTDIIDGLGNEVMIEYIIAPRTFATPHLFNPNNTLPATFTALEDSVILMATKDSTFKVISQDPQVLHNFLCIAGNCNICTVSRLKPLSRKTVRERFIVYLFEHKKKDSLIVEITHTQSQLAEYLNVSRPALSKEINKIIKEGLITMEGKRVEILNKAALEKFI; encoded by the coding sequence ATGAAAAAAATACAACTGACCGACACACATAAAGAAAAACTGTTTCAAATCCCTCTTTTCCGGGATTTGCCCTTGAATATAAAAGAATCTTTATTAGAAAAACTGGATTTCGTAATCTACGCAGCAGACAAAAAAGAGATAGTCGTCACACAAGGAACGCCTTGTAACAAACTGTATGTGTTGTTGGAAGGGAAATTACGCACGGATATTATCGACGGACTGGGAAACGAAGTGATGATTGAATATATCATTGCGCCACGCACTTTTGCCACTCCACATCTTTTTAATCCAAACAATACACTGCCTGCCACGTTCACCGCCCTTGAAGACAGTGTGATACTTATGGCAACCAAAGATTCTACGTTTAAAGTTATCAGCCAAGACCCGCAAGTGTTACACAACTTTCTCTGCATTGCCGGTAATTGCAACATTTGTACCGTATCACGGCTGAAACCCCTCTCCCGCAAGACTGTTCGGGAAAGATTCATTGTTTATCTGTTCGAGCATAAGAAGAAAGATTCCCTGATAGTAGAGATTACACATACGCAATCCCAACTTGCCGAATACCTCAATGTATCCCGCCCTGCCTTATCGAAAGAAATTAATAAGATTATCAAGGAAGGGCTTATCACCATGGAAGGGAAACGGGTGGAAATCCTGAACAAAGCAGCTTTAGAGAAATTCATATAA
- a CDS encoding alginate export family protein: MKTFYWSLVLMMLLPSMAYTQNTEKENEFSMSMQIRPRAEYRNGAWFPRNEGVKAASSINNRARLSIDYKRSDLEIKMSAQHVGVWGQDPQIDKNGRFVLNEAWAKLDFGHGLFAQLGRQALVYDDERILGGLDWNVAGRYHDALKLGYANKNNEVHLILAFNQNDEKKIGGTYYASGAQPYKNMQTVWYHYKADAIPFGASLLFMNLGLETGDAATQDSHTRYLQTMGTYLTYKPGSWSLDGAFYYQTGKNKDAEKVSALMGSVQAAYAFDKTWGVVASFDYLSGDKGNGDKFKAFDPLYGTHHKFYGSMDYFYANLFVNGYAPGLMDSRIGARFRASDKVDMELNYHYFTTAVELPDLNKSLGSEVDYQINLSVMKDVKLSAGYSFMRGTKTMDVVKGGNHKSWQDWGWVSLNINPKVFFTKW, encoded by the coding sequence ATGAAAACATTTTATTGGTCATTAGTGCTTATGATGCTATTGCCAAGCATGGCATACACACAAAATACGGAGAAGGAAAATGAGTTCTCGATGTCGATGCAAATCAGACCTCGGGCGGAGTATCGGAACGGAGCTTGGTTTCCTCGCAATGAAGGGGTGAAAGCCGCATCGTCTATCAACAATCGTGCCCGTTTGTCAATTGATTACAAGCGGTCGGACTTGGAAATCAAGATGTCGGCACAGCACGTCGGAGTTTGGGGACAAGATCCGCAGATCGACAAGAACGGGCGTTTTGTCCTGAACGAAGCATGGGCAAAACTTGATTTCGGACACGGCCTTTTTGCCCAGTTGGGGCGTCAGGCATTGGTTTATGACGATGAGCGTATTTTGGGCGGATTGGACTGGAATGTAGCGGGACGTTATCATGACGCATTGAAACTGGGATATGCGAATAAGAATAATGAGGTACACCTTATTCTTGCCTTCAACCAGAATGACGAGAAGAAGATAGGCGGTACTTATTATGCTTCCGGTGCACAGCCTTATAAGAATATGCAGACTGTATGGTATCACTATAAGGCGGATGCAATTCCGTTCGGCGCTTCTTTGCTGTTTATGAACCTGGGATTGGAAACCGGGGATGCGGCTACGCAGGATTCGCATACCCGTTATCTGCAAACAATGGGAACGTATCTTACCTATAAGCCCGGTAGCTGGAGTCTGGACGGTGCTTTCTACTATCAGACGGGCAAGAATAAGGATGCTGAGAAAGTGTCGGCATTAATGGGAAGCGTGCAGGCTGCCTATGCTTTTGACAAGACATGGGGAGTTGTGGCAAGTTTCGACTATCTGAGCGGCGATAAGGGAAACGGCGACAAGTTTAAAGCGTTCGACCCTCTCTACGGAACACACCATAAGTTCTACGGAAGTATGGATTATTTCTATGCGAATCTATTTGTGAACGGTTATGCGCCGGGTTTAATGGACAGCCGTATCGGTGCTCGTTTCCGTGCGTCGGACAAGGTGGATATGGAGTTGAATTATCACTATTTCACTACCGCGGTTGAATTGCCGGACTTGAATAAGTCCTTAGGTTCGGAAGTTGATTATCAAATCAATTTGTCGGTGATGAAAGACGTAAAACTCTCTGCCGGATATTCTTTCATGCGTGGCACAAAGACGATGGATGTAGTGAAAGGCGGCAATCATAAGAGTTGGCAAGACTGGGGGTGGGTATCGTTGAATATCAATCCGAAAGTGTTTTTCACAAAATGGTAA
- a CDS encoding cytochrome c biogenesis protein has translation MSWEYFILFAVVALVCWSLGAFAAWKGKKTVWAYGFTLLGLAVFFCFILGMWVSLERPPMRTMGETRLWYSFFLPLAGLITYIRWKYKWILSFSCVLSLVFICINIFKPEIHNKTLMPALQSPWFAPHVIVYMFAYAMLGAAVVMAIYLLWFKKEEIERKEMDLCDNLTYVGLAFMTLGMLTGAIWAKEAWGHYWAWDPKETWAAATWFSYLTYIHFRLGKPLKVSPALVILLVSFVLLQMCWYGINYLPSAQGVSVHTYNLN, from the coding sequence ATGAGTTGGGAATATTTTATATTGTTTGCGGTAGTCGCATTGGTTTGTTGGAGCTTGGGGGCTTTTGCTGCTTGGAAAGGAAAGAAAACGGTATGGGCATACGGATTTACTCTGTTGGGATTGGCTGTATTTTTCTGTTTTATCCTCGGCATGTGGGTTTCTTTGGAACGTCCTCCGATGCGGACAATGGGAGAGACACGTTTGTGGTATTCTTTCTTTCTGCCGTTGGCTGGATTGATAACGTATATACGTTGGAAGTATAAATGGATTCTTAGTTTCAGTTGCGTTCTGTCATTAGTCTTTATCTGTATCAATATCTTTAAGCCGGAGATTCACAACAAGACGTTAATGCCTGCTTTACAGAGTCCATGGTTTGCTCCTCATGTTATTGTGTATATGTTTGCTTATGCTATGTTGGGGGCTGCGGTGGTAATGGCTATTTATCTGCTTTGGTTCAAGAAAGAAGAGATTGAACGGAAAGAAATGGATTTATGCGATAACCTTACTTATGTAGGTCTGGCTTTTATGACATTGGGTATGCTTACGGGAGCTATTTGGGCAAAGGAAGCTTGGGGACATTACTGGGCTTGGGATCCGAAAGAAACATGGGCAGCGGCAACTTGGTTCTCTTATCTTACATATATACATTTCCGACTGGGTAAACCGTTGAAAGTGAGTCCGGCATTAGTTATTTTGTTAGTATCGTTTGTTTTATTACAGATGTGCTGGTATGGAATCAATTATCTTCCGTCGGCACAAGGTGTCAGTGTACACACTTATAATTTGAATTGA
- a CDS encoding cytochrome c biogenesis protein ResB: MWSKPWSYKEGLIIGAGLLVIGALLQITVGGINWNLFAWPVNLIVLSVYIIVLIAMHLLRKRVYLFEWLSHYSAAVSSLVWVVGMTVVMGLIRQAPSGHASNDILGFSQMISSWSFVLLYLWMATALGLTILRTSFPLKFGRLSFLLNHIGLFIALIAATLGNADMQRLKMTTRMGNAEWRATDDKGQLTELPLAIELKDFTIDEYPPKLMLIDNETGRALPEKSPVHLLLEEEVYGGTLQDWELTIQQSIPMAASVATEDTLKFTDFHSMGATYAVHLKAVNRKNRQTKEGWVSCGSFLFPYKALRLDSLTSLVMPEREPQRFASKVKVYTQEGTITEDTIEVNRPMEIEGWKIYQLSYDESKGGWSDISIFELVRDPWLPVVYTGIVMMMLGAVCLFVNAQKRKEEEKE; this comes from the coding sequence ATGTGGAGCAAACCGTGGAGCTATAAAGAAGGTCTGATTATTGGTGCAGGATTATTGGTGATAGGTGCACTGCTGCAAATAACGGTAGGAGGTATCAATTGGAATCTGTTTGCCTGGCCGGTTAATTTAATAGTGTTATCAGTATATATCATTGTTCTGATAGCCATGCACCTTCTCCGTAAACGAGTCTATTTGTTTGAGTGGTTGAGCCATTATTCCGCAGCCGTTTCTTCCCTTGTCTGGGTGGTCGGTATGACGGTGGTAATGGGTCTTATCCGGCAGGCTCCTTCCGGTCATGCTTCGAATGACATACTGGGATTTTCACAGATGATTTCATCCTGGTCTTTCGTTCTGCTTTATTTATGGATGGCCACTGCATTGGGATTAACGATACTCCGTACCAGTTTCCCTTTGAAGTTCGGCCGCCTTTCGTTTCTTCTCAATCATATCGGATTATTCATTGCATTGATTGCAGCTACTTTAGGGAATGCCGATATGCAGCGACTGAAAATGACTACCCGAATGGGAAACGCGGAATGGCGGGCTACCGATGATAAAGGACAACTGACAGAACTTCCGTTGGCTATCGAATTAAAAGATTTTACTATTGATGAATATCCGCCGAAACTGATGCTGATTGATAATGAAACCGGACGTGCACTTCCCGAAAAATCTCCTGTACATTTATTGCTTGAAGAAGAAGTATACGGTGGGACTTTGCAGGATTGGGAACTGACTATTCAACAATCCATTCCAATGGCGGCCTCCGTAGCTACCGAGGATACGCTGAAGTTTACGGATTTTCATTCTATGGGAGCAACTTACGCTGTACATTTGAAAGCTGTGAACCGAAAGAACCGGCAGACGAAGGAAGGCTGGGTGAGTTGTGGGAGTTTTCTTTTCCCTTATAAGGCATTGCGCCTTGATTCTCTGACTAGCCTCGTAATGCCGGAAAGAGAACCGCAACGCTTTGCTTCGAAAGTGAAAGTCTATACGCAGGAGGGAACAATTACGGAAGATACGATTGAAGTGAACCGTCCTATGGAGATAGAAGGCTGGAAAATCTATCAGCTTAGTTATGATGAGTCGAAAGGGGGTTGGAGTGATATTAGTATCTTCGAACTGGTTCGTGATCCGTGGTTGCCGGTAGTTTATACAGGGATCGTTATGATGATGCTCGGGGCCGTTTGTCTGTTTGTGAATGCACAAAAGAGGAAAGAGGAGGAAAAGGAATGA